The DNA window GGGCTCCTCGGTCGAGCCGGGACCGAGGGCGGTCGCCCCGCCGTGCACCTTCTCCAGCAGGCCGCGTTCGGCCAGCACCTCGAGGTCGCGGCGGATGGTCATGTCGGAGACGCCGAGCTCGCGCACGAGGTCGGCCACGCGCACGCCGCCGTCGCTGCGTACGCGTTCGAGGATCGCCTGCTGACGCTGCTGTGCGAGCACCCTTGCCCCTTCCAACAGATTCCACCAAATTATGACACGAAAATGTTGGGGAATGTTAGTTCGCGTGGAGCGCTTGCCTGGTCGGCGCGACGGGGAGACCGTGGGAGTTCATTCCGGACCCCGAGCGCGGGAGGCGAGCTTCATGGCCAGGCGAGCACGCAAAGGCAGGGCGCGCAAGAAGAAGAAGGCGAACCACGGCAAGCGCCCCACCGCACGCTAGGAACCACCGGGTGGCCGCGTCCCGCGGCCACCCGCTCATCCGGAGATCATGATCAGGTCGGCAGCTCGGAGAGCGCCTGGT is part of the Nonomuraea coxensis DSM 45129 genome and encodes:
- a CDS encoding 50S ribosomal protein bL37; translation: MARRARKGRARKKKKANHGKRPTAR